CTCCATGATCTTCGGATCATTGGGGTACGGCTCTGTCTTCCCTGTCATTACAAATCCAATGCTTCGGTAGAACTCGACAGCGGAGTCATTCACGCTGGTCACCATGAGCAGTAGTGTCTTGATGCCCTTGTCAGCGGCCCATACTGCAATCTTCTCGATCAGTTGGCGTCCAACACCAAGTCTGCGTGCCTCCGGGGCGACCCACATAGAGACAACCTGGCCCTTCTCTGGATCGCTTTCATCGGCAAGGCAGAGGGCAAGCCCCGCGTAGCTGCCATTAGAACGGGCAAGGAAGCCGATATCGCGCCCGTTGGTAAGGCGCGTTACACGAATCAGCCACTCTTCGTCTGCCATCTGAGATTCGCGAGCATAGGTACTTCCAAAAGCTAACGGCGTATCCTGCAGGGCCCGTAGGCGCACAGTCTTGTAATCCTCAACCAGCAATGAGGTGATGGGAACAAGCTCCGTCATGAAGCTGAGTTTAAGCCAGTCGGCGTAGAGAAGACATGGATTTTACTGGAGTTGCAGGCACAAAAAATTCTTTTACGAATAGCCCTATCTCGCCCTGGGTCAGGGGTTAGCAAAGAGAGCGTACGCGCATCTCTATATAATGCAAAAGGTTTCATCGAGCCCCATCTCGAAAGCAGGATGGGCAGGAGTCGACCCCTGCATGGTCCACGGAATCTGATTCAACTTACTGGAGGCATTGAGTGCGAAAACACCAGTCGTATATCTGTA
This portion of the Edaphobacter sp. 4G125 genome encodes:
- a CDS encoding GNAT family N-acetyltransferase, with protein sequence MTELVPITSLLVEDYKTVRLRALQDTPLAFGSTYARESQMADEEWLIRVTRLTNGRDIGFLARSNGSYAGLALCLADESDPEKGQVVSMWVAPEARRLGVGRQLIEKIAVWAADKGIKTLLLMVTSVNDSAVEFYRSIGFVMTGKTEPYPNDPKIMEYEMAREIGR